A single region of the Brienomyrus brachyistius isolate T26 chromosome 10, BBRACH_0.4, whole genome shotgun sequence genome encodes:
- the gpr137 gene encoding integral membrane protein GPR137: MTTSGPMPTPSPLRPAVAPSVQLGVTVLYTCLYGCLFLVVYIQLWLLLLYRHKRWSYQSVFLFLCLFWAALRTTLFSFYFHNAVAANHLSKTAYWLLYCCPVCLQFFTLSLINLYFTQVLLKVKEKFSSEPSRGLRAARWAYGAMSLLFLCVNVACASLGERNGGTAGGGAWKLVLLRVLVNDLLFILEAVAMAVLLLQLTRMAPSTNPYLHSKGITVCRTAVLGAGVILLFSSRACYNLAVLVLSRDHRVEAFDYNWYNISDQADLRNDLGDAGYLVFGVILVVWELLPTSLLILIFRVRQVPQETGHVTTPVNRGSRSYFFDDPRGIEGDADTPWLHSAHPHNSWFGRSETAPLLFAKNLNQTNQHHTLYSTPQS; encoded by the exons ATGACCACCAGCGGTCCCATGCCGACCCCTTCGCCCCTCCGCCCTGCAGTGGCTCCCTCTGTGCAGCTAGGGGTCACTGTTCTCTACACCTGCCTGTATGGCTGCCTGTTTCTGGTGGTCTACATCCAGCTGTGGCTCTTGCTTCTCTACCGGCACAAGCGCTGGAGTTACCAGAGCGTCTTCCTCTTCCTGTGTCTGTTCTGGGCCGCCCTCCGCACCACCCTGTTCTCCTTCTACTTCCACAACGCTGTGGCCGCCAACCACCTGTCCAAGACAGCCTACTGGCTGCTCTACTGCTGTCCCGTCTGCCTGCAGTTCTTCACCCTCAGTCTCATCAACCTGTACTTCACCCAG GTTTTGCTGAAAGTGAAGGAGAAGTTTAGCTCTGAGCCAAGCAGAGGACT ACGTGCGGCGCGCTGGGCCTATGGGGCCATGAGCCTACTCTTCCTGTGTGTCAACGTGGCTTGCGCCAGCCTGGGTGAGCGTAATGGTGGTACAGCGGGGGGCGGAGCCTGGAAGCTGGTGTTGCTCCGCGTGCTGGTCAATGACCTGCTCTTCATCCTGGAAGCCGTTGCCATGGCGGTGCTCCTGCTTCAGCTGACACGCATGGCGCCCTCTACCAATCCGTACCTGCACAGCAAG GGTATTACCGTGTGCCGAACTGCAGTGCTTGGCGCTGGTGTAATATTGCTGTTCTCCAGTAGGGCGTGCTACAACCTGGCTGTGCTCGTATTGTCCAGGGACCATAGAGTTGAAGCTTTTGACTACAATTGGTACAACATCTCTGACCAG GCCGACCTGCGCAACGACCTGGGAGACGCAGGCTACCTGGTGTTTGGGGTGATCCTCGTCGTGTGGGAGCTATTGCCCACCAGTCTGCTCATTCTCATCTTTAGGGTCCGCCAGGTCCCTCAGGAGACG GGCCACGTCACCACCCCAGTCAATCGAGGCTCCCGCTCCTACTTCTTTGACGACCCTCGGGGAATCGAGGGTGACGCAGACACTCCCTGGCTCCACAGCGCACATCCGCACAACAG CTGGTTCGGCCGCAGCGAGACGGCGCCCCTCCTCTTCGCCAAGAACCTGAACCAGACCAATCAGCATCATACCTTGTACTCCACTCCGCAGAGCTGA